In Gimesia chilikensis, one DNA window encodes the following:
- a CDS encoding Gfo/Idh/MocA family protein — protein MTSSKETTRRDFLKTTVAAAAASTFAAPAFVRGQNLNSQLQFAGIGTDGKGYSDIKLIASHDKVKCVAFCDVDLARTEKVKPLAPDAPIYQDYKAMLDELGDKIDAVSVSTPDHTHAIISMDAMQRGKHVYCQKPLTRTVWEARQMRLQAKKSGVITRMGNQIHSHSAYRTGVKAIQDGVIGKVSAVHSWVGTTGHGRSGLLEPPKTNEAVPKTLDWNLWVSVAPMRPYGGNRVYHPFTWRDWQDFGSGAIGDFGCHLLDPVYTALKITGDPISVHSEHTGMNDEVWPAQETIKYIIPGTQYTAGRSLPINWYDGGRRPANGIAKLLPGQTLPGGGSIFVGEKGNMILPHVGMPFVNIEGVTIEPVEGLDHYHGWVDGCLSGKQPSDGFEYGGHLTEAVQLGNVAAYFSGETLEFDGKALKITNNSAANKYLTRDYRTGFEIASI, from the coding sequence ATGACCTCCTCCAAAGAGACGACCCGTCGCGATTTTTTGAAAACAACCGTTGCTGCTGCAGCCGCATCCACTTTTGCCGCTCCCGCATTTGTCCGCGGACAGAATTTGAACTCGCAATTGCAGTTTGCGGGCATCGGCACCGACGGCAAAGGGTATTCTGATATCAAGCTCATTGCCAGCCACGATAAAGTGAAATGCGTCGCCTTCTGCGATGTCGACTTGGCGCGCACTGAGAAAGTCAAACCGTTGGCACCTGACGCTCCCATCTACCAGGACTACAAAGCAATGCTGGATGAGCTGGGTGATAAAATCGATGCCGTTTCGGTTTCCACTCCCGACCATACCCACGCCATCATCAGCATGGACGCCATGCAACGCGGCAAGCACGTTTACTGCCAGAAACCGCTGACACGCACGGTGTGGGAAGCCCGCCAGATGCGACTGCAGGCCAAAAAATCAGGCGTCATCACGCGGATGGGGAACCAGATCCATTCACATTCCGCTTATCGGACCGGAGTAAAAGCGATTCAAGATGGCGTCATCGGTAAAGTATCAGCCGTGCATTCCTGGGTCGGCACCACCGGACACGGACGCAGTGGTCTACTCGAACCGCCTAAGACAAATGAAGCTGTTCCCAAAACACTCGACTGGAATCTCTGGGTCAGTGTCGCCCCGATGCGTCCCTATGGCGGAAACCGGGTCTACCATCCCTTCACCTGGAGAGACTGGCAGGACTTCGGTTCCGGAGCCATCGGCGATTTCGGCTGTCACTTGCTCGATCCGGTCTACACGGCCCTTAAAATTACAGGTGACCCGATCAGCGTCCACTCGGAGCACACCGGCATGAATGATGAAGTCTGGCCCGCCCAGGAAACCATCAAATACATCATCCCCGGTACGCAGTATACCGCTGGTCGCAGTCTGCCGATTAACTGGTACGATGGTGGTCGGCGTCCCGCGAACGGAATCGCCAAACTGTTACCCGGCCAAACACTGCCAGGCGGCGGTTCGATCTTCGTCGGTGAAAAAGGAAACATGATTCTGCCCCACGTCGGCATGCCGTTCGTCAACATCGAAGGTGTGACAATCGAGCCGGTAGAAGGTCTCGATCATTATCACGGCTGGGTCGACGGCTGCCTGTCCGGTAAACAGCCCAGCGACGGGTTTGAATACGGCGGCCATCTGACCGAAGCCGTACAGTTAGGCAACGTGGCCGCATACTTCTCGGGCGAAACCCTCGAATTCGATGGCAAAGCCCTCAAAATTACCAACAACTCGGCTGCCAACAAATACCTGACACGGGACTACCGCACCGGCTTCGAAATCGCTTCGATCTAG